A single region of the Streptococcus macedonicus ACA-DC 198 genome encodes:
- the rpsL gene encoding SSU ribosomal protein S12p (S23e) produces the protein MPTINQLVRKPRKSKVEKSKSPALNVGYNSHKKVQTNVSSPQKRGVATRVGTMTPKKPNSALRKFARVRLSNLIEVTAYIPGIGHNLQEHSVVLIRGGRVKDLPGVRYHIVRGALDTAGVADRKQSRSKYGAKRPKG, from the coding sequence ATGCCTACAATCAACCAGTTGGTACGTAAACCACGTAAATCTAAAGTTGAAAAATCTAAATCACCAGCACTTAACGTTGGTTACAACAGCCACAAAAAAGTTCAAACTAACGTATCTTCACCACAAAAACGTGGTGTTGCAACTCGTGTTGGAACAATGACACCTAAAAAACCTAACTCAGCCCTTCGTAAATTCGCTCGTGTACGTTTGAGCAACCTTATCGAAGTTACTGCATACATCCCAGGTATCGGACACAACCTTCAAGAACACAGTGTTGTTCTTATCCGTGGTGGACGTGTAAAAGACCTTCCAGGGGTACGTTACCACATCGTTCGTGGTGCACTTGATACTGCAGGTGTTGCTGATCGTAAACAAAGCCGTTCTAAATACGGTGCTAAACGTCCTAAAGGGTAA
- the purR gene encoding PurR: transcription regulator associated with purine metabolism, with translation MKLRRSERMVVISNYLINNPHKLTSLNTFAEKYEAAKSSISEDIAIIKKAFEESGIGEIETVTGASGGVIFTPGISDEEAKAVIEELRDRLSESNRILPGGYIYLSDLLSTPKILQSVGRIIANAFKGNKIDAVMTVATKGVPLANAVANILNVPFVIVRRDLKITEGSTVSVNYASGSSDRIEKMFLSKRSLKPNSRVLIVDDFLKGGGTISGMVSLLKEFDSTLVGVAIFAENAQEKRDRMTYKSLLKVSEIDVQNNHVKVEIGNIFD, from the coding sequence ATGAAATTACGACGTAGTGAACGCATGGTTGTCATCTCCAACTATTTGATTAACAACCCACATAAATTGACAAGTTTAAACACTTTTGCTGAAAAATATGAAGCAGCAAAATCTTCAATCTCTGAAGATATCGCCATTATCAAAAAAGCTTTTGAAGAATCAGGAATCGGCGAAATTGAAACAGTTACAGGGGCGAGCGGAGGTGTCATTTTTACACCAGGAATCTCTGATGAAGAAGCTAAAGCAGTCATCGAAGAATTACGTGACCGCCTTTCAGAAAGCAATCGTATTCTTCCTGGAGGTTATATTTACTTATCAGATTTATTAAGTACCCCTAAAATTTTACAAAGTGTTGGACGTATCATTGCTAATGCTTTCAAGGGAAATAAAATTGATGCGGTTATGACAGTAGCAACCAAAGGAGTGCCTTTGGCAAATGCCGTTGCAAATATCTTGAATGTTCCATTTGTTATCGTTCGACGTGACCTTAAAATTACGGAAGGTTCAACCGTTTCTGTCAATTATGCAAGTGGTTCAAGTGACCGTATTGAAAAGATGTTCTTGTCTAAACGTAGCTTGAAACCGAATAGCCGTGTCTTAATTGTTGACGACTTCCTCAAAGGTGGGGGAACGATTTCTGGTATGGTCAGTCTTTTGAAAGAATTCGATAGTACTCTTGTGGGTGTCGCAATCTTTGCTGAAAATGCCCAAGAAAAACGTGACCGAATGACTTACAAATCTCTTCTAAAAGTTTCAGAAATTGATGTTCAAAACAACCATGTCAAAGTAGAAATTGGTAATATTTTCGATTAA
- a CDS encoding CMP-binding-factor 1: protein MKINQMKKDELFEGFYLIKSAELRKTRAGKDYIAFTFQDDTGEISGNLWDAQPYNVEEFVAGKVVYMKGRREVYNGTPQVNQITLRNPCEGEPSDPSDFREKSPVDVVDVKDYLEQMMFKIENAVWQRVVRALYRKYDKEFFTYPAAKTNHHAFESGLAYHTATMVRLADAIGDIYPQLNKSLLYAGIMLHDLAKVIELTGPDNTEYTVRGNLIGHIALIDEEITKVLTELNIDDTKEDVIILRHVILSHHGLLEYGSPVRPRVMEAEIIHIIDNIDAEMMMMTTALGRIDEGEMTNRIFAMDNRSFYKPKL, encoded by the coding sequence ATGAAAATTAATCAAATGAAAAAAGATGAACTTTTTGAAGGGTTCTACTTAATAAAATCCGCAGAGCTTCGTAAGACGAGAGCTGGCAAGGATTATATTGCCTTTACTTTCCAAGATGATACTGGTGAAATTTCTGGTAATCTTTGGGACGCTCAGCCCTATAATGTTGAAGAATTTGTTGCTGGTAAAGTAGTGTACATGAAAGGTCGCCGTGAGGTCTATAATGGAACGCCCCAAGTCAATCAAATTACCCTTCGTAATCCATGTGAGGGTGAGCCAAGCGACCCAAGTGACTTCCGAGAAAAATCACCAGTTGACGTTGTTGATGTCAAAGATTATCTTGAGCAAATGATGTTCAAAATTGAAAATGCTGTTTGGCAACGTGTTGTTCGTGCGCTTTATCGCAAATACGACAAGGAATTTTTCACTTATCCTGCAGCTAAGACAAATCACCATGCTTTTGAATCTGGATTAGCCTACCATACAGCAACCATGGTGCGTTTAGCGGATGCAATTGGTGATATCTATCCACAACTCAACAAAAGTTTGCTTTACGCTGGTATCATGCTTCATGACTTGGCGAAAGTCATTGAGTTAACTGGTCCAGATAATACCGAATACACTGTACGTGGCAATCTAATCGGTCACATTGCCTTGATTGATGAAGAAATCACAAAAGTTCTCACAGAATTAAACATTGATGACACCAAAGAAGATGTTATCATTTTACGCCATGTTATCTTAAGTCATCACGGTTTGCTTGAATACGGCAGCCCCGTTCGTCCACGTGTTATGGAAGCAGAGATTATTCATATTATCGATAATATCGACGCCGAAATGATGATGATGACAACAGCATTAGGTCGTATTGACGAGGGTGAAATGACAAATCGTATTTTTGCAATGGACAACCGCTCATTCTACAAACCAAAATTATAA
- the rpsG gene encoding SSU ribosomal protein S7p (S5e), with amino-acid sequence MSRKNRAPKREVLPDPLYNSQLVTRLINRVMLDGKRGTAASIVYDAFEQIKEATGNDALEVFETAMENIMPVLEVRARRVGGSNYQVPVEVRPERRITLGLRWLVTASRARGEHTMNDRLAKEILDAANNTGASVKKREDTHRMAEANRAFAHFRW; translated from the coding sequence ATGAGTCGTAAAAATAGAGCGCCTAAACGCGAAGTATTGCCAGATCCATTATACAATTCACAACTTGTAACACGTCTTATCAACCGTGTTATGCTTGATGGTAAACGTGGTACAGCTGCATCAATCGTTTATGATGCATTTGAACAAATCAAAGAAGCTACTGGAAACGATGCACTTGAAGTATTCGAAACAGCTATGGAAAACATCATGCCTGTTCTTGAAGTACGTGCTCGTCGTGTTGGTGGTTCTAACTACCAAGTCCCAGTTGAAGTTCGTCCAGAACGTCGTATAACTCTTGGACTTCGTTGGTTGGTAACTGCATCACGTGCTCGTGGTGAACACACTATGAATGATCGTCTTGCAAAAGAAATCTTGGATGCTGCTAACAACACTGGTGCTTCAGTTAAAAAACGTGAAGATACACACCGTATGGCAGAAGCAAACCGTGCATTCGCACACTTCCGCTGGTAA